TGGGTATTTTGCTGGCCTACGGTTTTATCTCGCCGCTGGCGACGGTGCTGCGTCAAAAAAGTGCCGAAACCACCAAAATGATGCAGTGCGTCAAAGTCACCTTGCTCTCCAGCCTGAATGGTTATGCCCCGCCAATCGCCGTTGAGTTTGGTCGTAAAACGCTTTATTCCAGCGAACGTCCTTCGTTTGTCGAACTTGAAGAACATGTGCGTGCCGTTCGTTCCCCGAATGCGCCGCAGCGTGCGACGGAAGAAGAAGTATGAAACACAATGCGCGCCCCATTGTTGTCGTAAAACGACGCAAACACAAAGGCCACGGCGGCGGCGCGCACGGTTCATGGAAAATTGCCTACGCCGACTTCATGACGGCCATGATGGCTTTTTTTCTGGTTATGTGGCTGATTTCCATCTCCAGCCCTAAAGAACTGGCGCAAATTGCCGACTATTTCCGTACGCCACTTTCCGCCGCGATTACCGGTGGGCAGCGCATCGCCGACAGCCAAAGCCCGATACCTGGCGGCGGCGACGATGTGACCCAACAGCAAGGCGAAGTGAAAAAACAGCCGAATATTGAAGAACTCAGGAAACGCATGGAAACCAGTCGCCTGAAACGCCTGGGCGATAAACTCGATCAGTTGATTGAGGCGGATCCGAAATTGCGCGCGTTACGCCCGCATTTGCAGATAGACCTGGTTCAGGAAGGGCTGCGGATCCAAATTATCGACAGCCAGAACCGCCCGATGTTTAAAAATGGCAGCGCTGAAGTGGAGCCCTATATGCGCGATATTTTGCGCAGCATAGCGCCGCTACTGAATGAATTTCCTAACAAAATTAGCTTATCCGGCCACACTGATGATCTGCCTTATGCGATGGGCGAGCGCGGTTACAGCAACTGGGAACTTTCCGCTGACCGGGCAAACGCCTCGCGGCGCGAACTGATGTACGGCGGGCTTATCGACGGCAAAGTTTTGCGCGTGGTGGGGATGTCGTCAACCATGCGCCTGACCAATCGCGGCCCAGGGGATGCCATTAACCGGCGCATTAGTTTGCTGGTACTCAATAAACAAGCTGAAGAGGCCATCGTGCACGAAAACGCAGAAAGTGAAAATCGGCCCCTAAGCATTCTCCAACAACCTGCTGCCGTGGAACCGGCGCAGAACACATTACCGCCACAATCCGGTACGAGGTGATAGCGTGAGTATGGATATCAGCGATTTTTACCAGACTTTTTTTGACGAAGCCGATGAGCTGCTGGCCGATATGGAACAGCATCTGCTCAATCTGCTGCCAGAAGCCCCCGATTCAGAACTGCTCAACGCCATATTTCGCGCCGCGCACTCGATAAAAGGGGGCGCGGGAACATTCGGCTTCTCGATTTTGCAGGAAACCACGCACCTCATGGAAAACCTGCTCGACGAGGCGCGGCGCGGTGAGATGCACCTCAGCACCGATATCATCAACCTGTTTTTGGAAACCAAAGATATTATGCAGGAACAGCTGGACGCTTATAAAAACTCACAGGAACCTGACGCCGAGAGTTTCGAATATATCTGCAAAGCGTTGCGCCAACTGGCTCTGGAAGCCAAAGGCGAAACCGCTGCGCCGCCTGCAAAATTAACGGTTGTTGAAAAAGAGCCCGTTGCGGTTACGCCATCCGGCGACGGTTTTTTACGCATCGTCATCACCGGGCTGAAAGCGACCGAACGCGATCTGCTGCTTGAAGAGCTGGGCAATCTCGGCACATTAAGCGCGATTGAAAAGGGCGAAGGTTCCGTCACCGCGACCATTGAAACGAGCGTCAGCGCCGATGACATTAGCGCGGTACTCTGCTTTGTTATCGAACCCGAACAAATCGAATTCCTGCCGTTACCTGCCAGCGCACAGGTGGAAGAAGTTGTAGAAATCGCAGCGCCGTTAGCGGTTAACGCCCCGCAGCCTGTACTCGCTGAAGTTGCCCCGG
This genomic window from Buttiauxella gaviniae contains:
- the motB gene encoding flagellar motor protein MotB, with amino-acid sequence MKHNARPIVVVKRRKHKGHGGGAHGSWKIAYADFMTAMMAFFLVMWLISISSPKELAQIADYFRTPLSAAITGGQRIADSQSPIPGGGDDVTQQQGEVKKQPNIEELRKRMETSRLKRLGDKLDQLIEADPKLRALRPHLQIDLVQEGLRIQIIDSQNRPMFKNGSAEVEPYMRDILRSIAPLLNEFPNKISLSGHTDDLPYAMGERGYSNWELSADRANASRRELMYGGLIDGKVLRVVGMSSTMRLTNRGPGDAINRRISLLVLNKQAEEAIVHENAESENRPLSILQQPAAVEPAQNTLPPQSGTR